Genomic window (Natronospira proteinivora):
CGCAGATAGTGCTCGTCGTTCTTATCCAGTACATAGATTTCACCGGCCTTCACCGGCCAGATCTTGCCGTCTTCCACGGTCTCCACTTCACCTTCACCTTCGATGAGGTAGACCGATTCCAGGTGGTTCCTGTAATGAATATGGGTCTCGGTGCCTTCACGGATGACCGTGTCGTGCACGGAATAACCCATTCCGTCATCCTTGAGCACGAGACGACGGCTCACCCAGTTGCCACCGTCCACTTCCCGGTCGGTACCCTTTACTTCTTCCAGTGACCTTACGAACATGATCTTCTCCCATTATGGTATCGGCTTGTCCACGACAAGACAGAGTCGTTGCCC
Coding sequences:
- a CDS encoding ectoine synthase: MFVRSLEEVKGTDREVDGGNWVSRRLVLKDDGMGYSVHDTVIREGTETHIHYRNHLESVYLIEGEGEVETVEDGKIWPVKAGEIYVLDKNDEHYLRANKGTHMRMVCVFNPPISGREVHDENGVYPVDKD